A part of Planococcus sp. MB-3u-03 genomic DNA contains:
- a CDS encoding NAD(P)H-binding protein, which yields MNALVIGATGATGKDLVEQLMKDDSFERVDVFVRRPLDNQHDKLTVHVIDFDQPDTWRDLVKGDVLFSCLGTTIKAAGSKEAQWKVDYGYQYEFAKAARENGVDRYVLVSAEFASPKARSFYSKMKGQLEEAVKELGFPKLTIIKPPILMRKGSDRTFEVLGLKAIQFMNKAGLFRSQQPLPTEELAMAMINSAKRTQDENEPLIGTAIRERASLKFD from the coding sequence ATGAACGCATTAGTAATCGGTGCAACAGGAGCGACAGGAAAAGACCTTGTAGAGCAATTGATGAAAGATGATTCATTTGAAAGAGTCGATGTATTCGTAAGGCGTCCACTGGATAATCAGCATGATAAATTAACAGTCCATGTCATCGATTTTGACCAGCCGGATACATGGCGCGACTTGGTCAAAGGGGATGTGTTGTTTTCCTGCTTGGGCACGACAATTAAAGCCGCAGGAAGCAAAGAGGCACAATGGAAAGTCGATTATGGCTATCAATATGAATTTGCGAAAGCCGCAAGAGAAAATGGAGTCGACCGGTATGTATTGGTATCGGCTGAATTTGCCTCGCCAAAAGCCCGCAGCTTTTATTCGAAGATGAAGGGGCAGTTGGAGGAAGCGGTTAAAGAGTTAGGCTTTCCGAAGTTAACCATCATCAAGCCGCCGATCTTGATGAGGAAGGGAAGCGACCGCACCTTCGAAGTGCTGGGCTTAAAAGCCATTCAATTCATGAATAAAGCAGGATTGTTTCGTTCACAACAGCCGCTTCCCACTGAAGAATTGGCTATGGCGATGATCAACTCAGCAAAACGAACACAAGATGAAAATGAACCATTGATAGGGACAGCCATACGCGAACGCGCGTCTTTAAAATTTGATTGA